The genomic interval CGTAGACGGGCCCGATGCCCATCTCGTCGGGCTCGCAGCCGGCGACGGCGAAGCCGCGAAAGATCAGCTTGGGCTTGATACCCAGCGCCTTGGCGCGATCGAGCGACATCAGGACGGTGGCGGAGGCGCCGTCCGAAAGCTGCGAGGAGTTGCCGGCCGTCACCGAGCCCTGGCCGCTGTCCTTGTCGAAGTGCGGCGCCAGCTTGAGCAGACCCTCGAGCGTCGTGTCGGCGCGGTTGCACTCGTCCTTGTCGACGTAGTAGTCCTCCTTGCCCGCGATCTCGCCCGTCTTCTTGTCCACGACGCCTCGCACGACCTGGAGCGGCGCCAGCTCTTCCTTGAAGAAGCCCTCCTGCTGGGCGCGCGCCGTCCGCTGCTGGCTCGCCAGGGAGAACTCGTCCTGCGCCTGGCGGCTGATCTTGTAGCGCTTGGCCACGACTTCGGCCGTGTCGCCCATGAGCATGTAGAGGCCGGGCTTGTGCTCCTTGACCCAGGGATTGGGGTCGCCGTCGCGCTTCATCATGCTGATGCTCTCGAGCCCGCCGCCGATGGCGGCCTCCGCCCCGCCCACGATGATCTGATGCGCGGCCATGGCGATGGCCTGGAGCCCCGAGGAGCAGAAGCGGTTGACGGTGGTGCCGGCGACGGAGACGGGCAGGCCGGCGCGAAGGAGGGCCACGCGCGCCACGTTGTTGCCCTGGGCGCCGTTGGGCTGGGCGCAGCCGAGAATCACGTCCTCGATCTCGGTCTTGTCGAGCTGCGGGACCTTGCCGAGCGCGTCCTTGATGCAGTGGGCGGCCAGGTCATCCGGGCGGGTCATGTTGAACGACCCCCGGAACGATTTGGCGAGCGGGGTGCGCGAGCTGGAGACGACGACGGCCTCTCTCATAAAGGCTCCTTTCTGGAATCGGCTGGTCTGAATGCGGCTCGTTGCCGGGAGTATACCCTTTTTAGGAGGCCTCGTCGCCCTCGCGGGCGCTCGGGCCCCCATCCACGATGATCGTCGCGCCCGTCATGAAGGCCGAGGCCTCCGATGCCAGGAAGATGCACGGGTAGGCGATCTCGTGCACCTTGCCCCAGCGACCCATGCCCGTGCGGCTCGCCACCGCGTCGTAGGCCTTCTTGGCGGCGGCCGGATCCTGCTTGGTGAGGACCCCAAGATACCCTTCAGTCTCGACAGGTCCCGGCGCGATGCAGTTGACGCGGATGCCCTTGCGCCCCCAGGCCATGCCGAGCGCCCGGGTGAAGTTGATGACGGCCGCCTTGGCCGTGCCGTAGTGCGCCATCATGGTCGAGCCGTAGACGCCGGCGATGGAGGAGATGTTGATGATCGCGCCGCCGCCGCCCTGCGCCATCATCTGCTTGCCCGCCCACTTGCAGCCGAAGAAGACGCCGTTGACGTTGATCTGGATGACGGTGTTCCATCCGTTGGCGCTGATGTCCTCGACCTTGGCGCGGAAGGAGGCGCCGGCATTGTTGACCATGATGTCGAGACGCCCCATCTCTTTCGCGGTGCGCTCGACGAGCGCCTTGACCGCCTCCTCCTGGCGGACGTCCACGGACTCGCAGAAGGAGCGGCGGCCGAGCTTCGTGATCTCGGCCACGACGGGCTCGAGGTTCTCCTTCTTGCGGCTGCAGATCACGACATCGGCGCCCGCCTTGGCGAACTCGATGGCGATGGAGCGGCCGATGCCGACGCCGCCTCCCGTGACGATCGCGACCTTCTTCTCGAGCGAGAACGGCGACGCTGCCATAATGCCTCCTGTGCCGGTTGGGGGATGGAAGGACGCGCGGATTATACCCAAGCCGCGGGCGCCGCGCTCTCGAAGCGCATGGCCTTGCCG from Candidatus Methylomirabilota bacterium carries:
- a CDS encoding glucose 1-dehydrogenase, which translates into the protein MAASPFSLEKKVAIVTGGGVGIGRSIAIEFAKAGADVVICSRKKENLEPVVAEITKLGRRSFCESVDVRQEEAVKALVERTAKEMGRLDIMVNNAGASFRAKVEDISANGWNTVIQINVNGVFFGCKWAGKQMMAQGGGGAIINISSIAGVYGSTMMAHYGTAKAAVINFTRALGMAWGRKGIRVNCIAPGPVETEGYLGVLTKQDPAAAKKAYDAVASRTGMGRWGKVHEIAYPCIFLASEASAFMTGATIIVDGGPSAREGDEAS
- a CDS encoding acetyl-CoA C-acyltransferase, which produces MREAVVVSSSRTPLAKSFRGSFNMTRPDDLAAHCIKDALGKVPQLDKTEIEDVILGCAQPNGAQGNNVARVALLRAGLPVSVAGTTVNRFCSSGLQAIAMAAHQIIVGGAEAAIGGGLESISMMKRDGDPNPWVKEHKPGLYMLMGDTAEVVAKRYKISRQAQDEFSLASQQRTARAQQEGFFKEELAPLQVVRGVVDKKTGEIAGKEDYYVDKDECNRADTTLEGLLKLAPHFDKDSGQGSVTAGNSSQLSDGASATVLMSLDRAKALGIKPKLIFRGFAVAGCEPDEMGIGPVYAIPKLLKRMGVKMDEIGVWELNEAFASQVIYCRDKLGIPMEKLNPNGGSISIGHPFGMTGSRMVGTIANEMLRRKAKYGVVTMCIGGGQGAAGLFEACL